A portion of the Bacillus thuringiensis genome contains these proteins:
- a CDS encoding RicAFT regulatory complex protein RicA family protein → MKVYSKDDIVEQAKELAKMISETEEVDFFKKAEAQIHKNENVKRAIDEIKALQKQAVNLQHYGKWEALKKVEAEIDALQDKLDSIPVVQEFKSSQTYVNDLLQLVASTISNNVTDEILISTGGDVLKGETGAAVESKKGNCGC, encoded by the coding sequence ATGAAAGTATATTCGAAAGATGACATTGTTGAACAAGCGAAAGAATTAGCAAAAATGATTTCTGAAACAGAAGAAGTTGATTTTTTTAAGAAAGCAGAGGCGCAAATTCATAAAAATGAAAATGTAAAGCGCGCAATCGATGAAATTAAAGCACTGCAAAAACAAGCAGTAAACTTGCAGCATTACGGGAAGTGGGAAGCTTTAAAAAAGGTAGAAGCTGAAATTGATGCATTGCAAGATAAGTTAGACAGTATTCCAGTCGTACAAGAATTTAAATCTTCACAAACATACGTAAATGACTTATTACAGTTAGTTGCTAGTACAATTTCTAACAACGTTACAGATGAAATATTAATTTCAACTGGTGGCGATGTACTTAAGGGTGAAACTGGCGCAGCGGTAGAAAGTAAAAAAGGAAATTGTGGTTGTTAA
- the cotE gene encoding outer spore coat protein CotE, translating into MSEFREIITKAVVGKGRKYTKSTHTCESNNEPTSILGCWVINHSYEARKNGKHVEIEGFYDVNTWYSFDGNTKTEVVTERVNYTDEVSIGYRDKNFSGDDLEIIARVIQPPNCLEALVSPNGNKIVVTVEREFVTEVVGETKICVSVNPEGCVESDDDFQIADDEFEELDPNFIVDAEEE; encoded by the coding sequence ATGTCCGAATTTAGAGAGATTATTACAAAAGCAGTGGTTGGAAAAGGACGTAAGTATACAAAGTCAACGCATACATGTGAATCGAATAATGAACCAACAAGTATTTTAGGGTGCTGGGTAATTAACCACTCGTACGAAGCAAGAAAGAATGGGAAGCATGTGGAAATTGAAGGTTTCTATGATGTGAACACTTGGTATTCATTTGATGGAAATACAAAGACTGAAGTTGTAACAGAACGTGTGAACTACACGGACGAAGTAAGCATTGGTTATCGTGATAAAAACTTTTCTGGTGACGATTTAGAAATTATTGCTCGTGTTATTCAGCCACCAAATTGTTTAGAAGCGCTTGTATCACCAAACGGTAATAAAATTGTTGTAACTGTAGAACGTGAATTTGTAACAGAAGTAGTTGGAGAAACGAAAATTTGTGTAAGTGTAAATCCTGAAGGCTGCGTAGAATCAGATGATGATTTCCAAATTGCTGATGATGAATTTGAAGAATTAGATCCGAACTTTATCGTTGATGCAGAAGAAGAGTAA
- the miaB gene encoding tRNA (N6-isopentenyl adenosine(37)-C2)-methylthiotransferase MiaB has translation MNEQQRLASQQANSSTKKEEKDYSKYFESVYQPPSLKDAKKRGKEEVKIERDFGLPEEFRNFGTGRKFYIRTYGCQMNEHDTEVMAGIFTTLGYEPTFSTEDADVVLLNTCAIRENAENKVFGELGHLKSLKRRNPDLLIGVCGCMSQEESVVNKIMQKNQHVDMVFGTHNIHRLPYILKDAMFSKETVVEVWSKEGDVIENLPKVRRGDIKAWVNIMYGCDKFCTYCIVPYTRGKERSRRPEDIIQEIRHLAANGYKEITLLGQNVNAYGKDFEDVEYGLGDLMDELRKVDIARIRFTTSHPRDFDDHLIEVLGKGGNLVEHIHLPVQSGSTDMLKIMARKYSREHYLELVRKIKEAIPDAVLTTDIIVGFPNETDEQFEETMSLYREVGFDTAFTFIYSPREGTPAAKMKDNVPMEVKKERLQRLNTLVNTLAIEKNSRYKGQIVEVLVDGESKNNPEVLAGYTRTNKLVNFVASKSLIGQLVKVKVTEAKTWSLNGELVEEPIEVK, from the coding sequence ATGAACGAGCAACAACGATTAGCAAGTCAACAAGCAAATTCCTCTACGAAAAAAGAAGAGAAAGATTATAGTAAATACTTTGAAAGTGTATATCAACCACCTTCCTTAAAGGATGCGAAAAAGCGAGGGAAAGAAGAAGTTAAAATTGAACGGGATTTTGGCTTACCTGAAGAGTTTCGCAATTTTGGTACAGGAAGAAAGTTCTATATTCGTACATATGGTTGTCAAATGAATGAGCATGATACGGAAGTAATGGCAGGTATTTTCACAACGCTTGGATATGAACCAACTTTTTCAACTGAGGATGCAGATGTAGTTTTATTAAATACTTGTGCGATTCGTGAAAATGCTGAAAATAAAGTGTTTGGTGAACTAGGCCATTTAAAGTCACTAAAACGAAGAAATCCGGACCTTTTAATTGGTGTATGTGGTTGTATGTCTCAAGAAGAATCTGTTGTAAATAAAATTATGCAAAAAAATCAGCATGTAGATATGGTATTTGGAACGCATAATATTCATAGATTACCGTATATTCTAAAAGATGCGATGTTCTCGAAAGAGACGGTAGTTGAAGTATGGTCAAAGGAAGGCGACGTAATTGAAAACCTTCCGAAAGTACGTCGTGGTGATATTAAAGCTTGGGTAAATATTATGTATGGCTGTGATAAGTTCTGTACGTATTGTATTGTACCGTATACACGCGGAAAAGAGCGAAGTAGACGTCCAGAAGATATTATCCAAGAGATTCGTCATTTAGCTGCAAATGGTTATAAAGAAATTACGTTACTTGGACAAAACGTAAATGCATATGGTAAAGACTTTGAAGATGTAGAATACGGTCTTGGCGATTTAATGGACGAACTTCGTAAAGTTGATATTGCCCGTATTCGTTTTACAACGAGCCATCCACGTGATTTCGATGATCACTTAATTGAAGTGCTTGGCAAAGGTGGCAACCTAGTAGAACATATCCATTTACCAGTTCAATCTGGAAGTACAGATATGTTGAAAATTATGGCGCGTAAATATTCACGTGAGCATTATTTAGAACTTGTAAGAAAAATTAAAGAAGCAATTCCAGATGCAGTATTAACAACAGATATTATCGTTGGTTTCCCAAATGAAACAGATGAGCAATTTGAAGAAACGATGTCGTTATATCGTGAAGTAGGATTTGATACTGCCTTTACATTTATTTATTCTCCTCGCGAAGGTACACCAGCTGCAAAAATGAAAGATAATGTACCGATGGAAGTAAAGAAAGAACGTCTTCAACGCTTAAATACACTAGTAAATACGTTGGCAATTGAAAAGAATAGTCGTTATAAAGGTCAAATTGTAGAAGTGTTAGTTGATGGGGAAAGTAAAAATAATCCGGAAGTACTTGCAGGTTATACTCGTACGAATAAACTTGTAAACTTCGTCGCTTCAAAATCTTTAATTGGTCAGCTTGTGAAAGTAAAAGTAACGGAAGCAAAAACTTGGTCTCTTAACGGGGAATTAGTTGAAGAGCCGATTGAGGTGAAATAA